From one Cetobacterium somerae ATCC BAA-474 genomic stretch:
- a CDS encoding alanine/glycine:cation symporter family protein — MNIINTLNNILWSYVLIAVLIISGLYFTFKLKFANITEIKEMFKVMLEKGNGKGVSPFQAFCISAGSKVGTGSLAGVALAISVGGPGSIFWMWILALVAGSLSLVENTLAQIYKKKEDGIFVGGPAYYMELGMNKKYLGVAFSILITITYGFIFNAVQANTITVAFQHAYGINQFYGAIILTVLTAIIILGGAHRIAKVSEIIVPIMGVFYLVVAIFIVLKNIAALPGVLSLIMTNAFDPAAAGGGALGVIVMEGIKRGLFSNEAGMGSTPNAGASASTDHPFKQGLVQTLGVYVTTLAICSATAFIILFSGVLGTTTHKGIELTQTAMIHELGIFGRIFLMACIFLFAFSSVIGNYFYGIVNIAYTEKKWLENPFKVVALAMVFWGSIKDAPSVWAMADLFMAFMALFNIYAITKLRVPAIECIHHYLEERKAKRNPVFTKNVLSNSTGVECWDDKGEVSL, encoded by the coding sequence ATGAATATTATCAACACACTTAACAACATTTTATGGTCTTATGTTTTAATCGCAGTTCTTATTATTTCAGGATTATATTTCACTTTTAAATTAAAGTTTGCAAATATAACTGAGATTAAAGAGATGTTTAAAGTAATGCTTGAAAAAGGAAATGGAAAAGGTGTTTCACCATTCCAAGCATTTTGCATTAGTGCTGGTTCTAAAGTTGGAACTGGTAGTTTAGCAGGAGTTGCCCTTGCTATATCTGTTGGTGGACCGGGATCTATATTTTGGATGTGGATTTTAGCTTTAGTAGCTGGTAGTTTGAGTTTAGTTGAAAATACTTTAGCTCAAATTTATAAAAAGAAAGAGGATGGAATCTTTGTTGGTGGACCAGCTTATTATATGGAATTAGGTATGAATAAAAAATATCTTGGTGTAGCTTTTTCCATTCTTATTACAATAACTTATGGTTTTATTTTTAATGCTGTTCAAGCTAATACAATTACAGTAGCTTTTCAACATGCGTATGGTATAAATCAATTTTATGGAGCTATTATTTTAACTGTATTAACAGCTATAATCATTTTAGGAGGAGCTCATAGAATTGCAAAAGTTTCAGAGATTATTGTTCCAATTATGGGTGTATTTTATTTAGTAGTTGCTATTTTTATAGTTTTAAAGAACATTGCAGCTCTTCCTGGAGTACTTTCATTAATTATGACAAACGCTTTTGATCCAGCTGCTGCTGGTGGAGGTGCTCTTGGAGTTATTGTTATGGAAGGTATTAAAAGAGGTCTTTTTTCAAATGAAGCTGGTATGGGATCAACTCCAAACGCTGGAGCTAGTGCTTCTACAGATCACCCTTTCAAACAGGGATTAGTTCAAACTTTAGGAGTTTATGTTACTACATTAGCTATTTGTTCTGCTACAGCTTTTATCATTCTTTTCTCTGGAGTATTAGGAACTACTACTCATAAAGGAATTGAATTAACTCAAACTGCTATGATACATGAACTTGGAATTTTTGGTAGAATTTTCTTGATGGCTTGTATATTTTTATTTGCTTTTTCATCAGTTATTGGAAATTACTTCTACGGAATTGTTAATATAGCCTATACTGAAAAAAAATGGTTAGAAAACCCATTTAAAGTTGTTGCTCTTGCTATGGTTTTCTGGGGTTCTATCAAAGATGCTCCATCTGTTTGGGCTATGGCTGATTTATTTATGGCATTCATGGCACTTTTCAATATATATGCTATTACTAAACTTAGAGTTCCTGCTATTGAATGTATTCATCACTATTTAGAAGAAAGAAAAGCCAAAAGAAACCCTGTTTTCACCAAGAACGTTCTTTCTAACTCTACAGGTGTAGAGTGCTGGGATGATAAAGGAGAAGTTTCTCTTTAA
- the glsA gene encoding glutaminase A: MQELLKELVEKHRKTTELGKVASYIPELEKTNPRNLGIYILDNEGNEYFAGDYDNKFTVQSISKVVALMLAILDNGEEYVFSKVGMDPSGDPFNSIRKLETSSRRKPYNPMINAGAIVVSSMIKGDDAKDKFNRLLEFFKKITEDPSLELNPKVYLSESETGNKNRAMGYYLKSEGIITGNVEEALEVYFKQCSIDVTAKTIAKLGLFLANEGQTSTGEQVVSNRVSRIVKTLMVTCGMYDNSGEFAVRVGLPSKSGVGGGIVSVVPHKMGIGIYSPALDQKGNPIAGVCLLEDLCNELKCRIF; this comes from the coding sequence ATGCAAGAATTACTAAAAGAATTAGTTGAAAAACACAGAAAGACAACTGAATTAGGGAAAGTCGCAAGTTATATCCCTGAATTAGAAAAAACAAACCCCAGAAATCTTGGAATATATATTTTAGATAATGAGGGAAATGAATACTTTGCTGGAGATTATGATAATAAATTCACAGTACAAAGTATCTCTAAAGTAGTTGCGCTTATGTTAGCTATTTTAGATAATGGAGAGGAATATGTATTCTCTAAAGTTGGAATGGACCCTAGTGGAGACCCATTTAACTCTATTAGAAAATTAGAAACATCTAGTAGAAGAAAACCATATAATCCTATGATTAATGCTGGAGCTATCGTTGTATCTTCTATGATTAAAGGTGATGATGCAAAGGATAAATTCAATCGACTTCTTGAATTTTTCAAAAAAATAACAGAAGACCCATCTCTTGAACTAAACCCAAAGGTTTATTTAAGTGAATCTGAAACAGGAAATAAAAATAGAGCTATGGGATATTATTTGAAATCTGAGGGAATTATCACAGGAAATGTAGAGGAAGCTTTAGAAGTTTATTTTAAGCAATGTTCTATTGATGTCACTGCAAAAACAATTGCAAAACTAGGTTTATTTCTAGCTAATGAAGGACAAACTAGTACTGGCGAACAAGTTGTTTCTAATAGAGTTAGCCGAATTGTAAAAACACTTATGGTTACATGTGGAATGTATGATAACTCTGGTGAGTTTGCTGTAAGAGTTGGTTTACCGTCAAAAAGTGGAGTTGGTGGAGGAATCGTTTCCGTTGTTCCTCATAAAATGGGAATTGGTATTTACTCACCTGCTCTTGATCAAAAAGGAAATCCTATAGCTGGAGTATGTCTTTTAGAAGACCTATGCAATGAGCTTAAATGTAGAATATTCTAA